A single Natrinema pellirubrum DSM 15624 DNA region contains:
- the trxA gene encoding thioredoxin — MATDARDDVSARSLDEPIYIDGGSHLEDVTAEHEVVLVDFYADWCGPCQMLNPVLEKLADTTDAVIAKVDVDEHQQLAGSFGVRGVPTLVLFADGEQVEQQSGVLPENRLRALIERYTE, encoded by the coding sequence ATGGCAACTGATGCACGCGACGACGTTTCGGCACGATCGCTCGACGAACCGATCTACATCGACGGCGGAAGTCACCTCGAGGACGTCACGGCGGAACACGAGGTCGTTCTCGTGGACTTCTACGCCGACTGGTGTGGCCCCTGTCAGATGCTCAATCCCGTCCTCGAGAAGCTGGCCGACACGACCGACGCCGTGATCGCCAAGGTCGACGTCGACGAACACCAGCAGCTCGCGGGGTCGTTCGGCGTTCGCGGCGTGCCGACGCTCGTCCTCTTCGCGGACGGTGAGCAGGTCGAACAGCAGTCCGGCGTGCTGCCGGAAAACCGACTCCGTGCCCTGATCGAGAGATACACCGAATGA
- a CDS encoding universal stress protein — translation MADRVLVPYDGSPQATDALELTFDEFPDATVIALYVIEIPDGRWAQLLGPELQAPVSEKAKEHAADVLETATELAAESGRSLETNVVTGEPDDRIVAQAAAESVDLIVIGSHGKEGVSRVLLGSVAETVVRRSPVPVLVVR, via the coding sequence ATGGCCGATCGAGTTCTCGTTCCCTACGACGGGTCGCCACAAGCGACGGACGCTCTCGAGTTGACCTTCGACGAATTCCCGGACGCGACCGTCATCGCGCTGTACGTCATCGAGATCCCCGACGGGCGCTGGGCGCAACTCCTCGGACCGGAACTGCAAGCACCCGTTTCCGAGAAAGCGAAGGAACACGCAGCCGATGTCCTCGAGACGGCGACGGAACTCGCAGCCGAGTCCGGTCGCAGTCTCGAAACGAACGTCGTCACGGGCGAACCGGATGATCGCATCGTCGCGCAGGCGGCAGCGGAATCGGTCGATCTGATCGTCATCGGCAGCCACGGCAAGGAGGGGGTCTCCCGCGTCCTGCTCGGGAGCGTCGCGGAAACCGTCGTTCGACGATCTCCGGTTCCCGTCCTCGTAGTCCGGTAG
- a CDS encoding MBL fold metallo-hydrolase has product MVTQLSPERLAAMIDSDESFTLVDTRPEDSYEGWRIHGAENVPFDPHNEFDDEKIERIEAASNGDSIVAICGKGLTSTPFGFELEQRGYDDVAVVKGGMEDWSKVYEVVPVETANEDLVVLQLQRRAKGCLGYVVGSTAAESAVVVDPTRQTDQFKIAAEEAGLTIERVLDTHVHADHISGGRKLATELDVPYHLGERASERGVEYDYEPLADGETIVLDDVEIETLQTPGHTTEMVNSLVDGEALLTGDTLFVESVGRTELQFGDEDAANGAELLYESIHDTVLELPDETRILPGHVSVTAENRYEVGSPGELIGARLGDLRDDLELIGLDEDEFVDRIVENDPEKPPNYERVLEINTGTEPPEDESEATELELGPNNCAA; this is encoded by the coding sequence ATGGTGACCCAACTATCTCCCGAACGGCTCGCGGCGATGATCGACTCGGACGAGTCGTTTACGCTCGTCGATACCCGCCCCGAAGACAGTTACGAGGGGTGGCGGATTCACGGCGCCGAAAACGTCCCGTTCGACCCCCACAACGAGTTCGATGACGAGAAAATCGAGCGCATCGAGGCAGCGAGCAACGGCGACTCGATCGTCGCGATCTGTGGGAAGGGGCTCACGTCGACGCCGTTCGGTTTCGAACTCGAGCAACGCGGCTACGACGACGTGGCCGTCGTGAAAGGTGGCATGGAAGACTGGAGCAAGGTGTACGAGGTCGTCCCCGTCGAGACGGCAAACGAGGATCTCGTCGTCCTGCAGCTACAGCGCCGGGCAAAGGGCTGTCTCGGCTACGTCGTCGGCTCGACGGCCGCCGAGTCGGCGGTCGTGGTCGACCCGACCCGACAGACGGACCAGTTCAAGATCGCCGCCGAGGAGGCCGGACTCACGATCGAGCGCGTCCTCGACACCCACGTCCACGCCGATCACATCTCGGGCGGGCGAAAACTGGCGACCGAGCTGGACGTTCCCTACCATCTCGGCGAACGCGCGAGCGAACGGGGCGTCGAATACGACTACGAACCGCTCGCCGACGGCGAGACGATCGTCCTCGACGACGTCGAAATCGAGACGCTACAGACGCCGGGACACACGACCGAGATGGTCAACTCCCTCGTCGACGGCGAGGCGCTGCTGACGGGTGACACGCTGTTCGTCGAGTCCGTCGGCCGGACGGAACTTCAGTTCGGTGACGAGGACGCGGCCAACGGCGCCGAACTACTGTACGAATCGATCCACGACACCGTTCTCGAACTCCCGGACGAGACGCGGATCCTCCCGGGACACGTCTCGGTTACGGCGGAGAACCGATACGAGGTCGGCTCGCCGGGCGAACTGATCGGCGCTCGTCTGGGCGACCTCCGCGACGATCTCGAGTTGATCGGATTGGACGAGGACGAGTTCGTCGATCGGATCGTCGAGAACGACCCGGAAAAACCGCCGAACTACGAGCGCGTACTCGAGATCAACACTGGGACGGAGCCGCCCGAGGACGAGTCCGAGGCGACGGAACTCGAACTCGGCCCCAACAACTGCGCGGCCTGA
- a CDS encoding pyridoxamine 5'-phosphate oxidase family protein, giving the protein MQDPRWLQLSEDEINEFLGRGGTGVISFATDPDEPPVSIPVSYGYSADVKRFYYRLSIPQDSRKEDLVDNPVSFVTHDETDTGWRSVVATGRLSDTADAPYESTEIQGMWGIQIPIIDVFERPPREMTFRYFSLDPDEITGRKEVRTDA; this is encoded by the coding sequence ATGCAGGACCCTCGATGGCTGCAACTGAGCGAGGACGAAATAAACGAATTCCTCGGTCGCGGCGGGACCGGCGTCATCTCCTTCGCCACGGATCCCGACGAACCGCCGGTTTCGATCCCCGTCTCGTACGGGTACAGCGCGGACGTAAAGCGGTTTTACTATCGACTCTCGATCCCACAGGACAGCAGAAAGGAGGACCTCGTGGATAACCCCGTCTCCTTCGTGACACACGACGAGACCGACACCGGCTGGCGAAGCGTCGTCGCCACGGGACGGCTTTCGGATACAGCCGATGCGCCGTACGAGTCGACGGAAATTCAGGGGATGTGGGGGATCCAGATCCCGATCATCGACGTGTTCGAGCGACCGCCGAGGGAGATGACGTTCCGCTATTTCAGCCTCGATCCGGACGAGATAACGGGGCGGAAAGAGGTCCGGACCGATGCGTAG
- a CDS encoding universal stress protein — MGTHVLVPLDGSSQAWAAFDHAVSNHDGGRITTLHVVDPMAGVYSDYGGGGYYDPQIHDQAVERGNELGEEAHDRAEEAGVLETTTIDTAVETGPAARTIVQYADENDVDHIVMGSHGRSGVTRVLLGSVAETVTRRSPVPVTIVR; from the coding sequence ATGGGAACGCACGTACTCGTCCCGTTGGACGGCTCATCGCAAGCGTGGGCCGCGTTCGATCACGCGGTCTCGAATCACGACGGCGGGCGAATCACGACGTTACACGTCGTCGATCCGATGGCGGGAGTATACAGTGATTACGGGGGCGGCGGCTACTACGATCCACAGATCCACGATCAGGCCGTCGAACGGGGTAACGAACTCGGCGAAGAAGCGCACGACCGAGCGGAGGAAGCAGGCGTTCTCGAGACGACCACGATCGACACCGCGGTCGAAACTGGACCGGCCGCTCGAACGATCGTCCAGTACGCCGACGAAAACGACGTCGATCACATCGTCATGGGTAGTCACGGTCGGTCCGGCGTCACTCGTGTCCTGCTCGGAAGCGTGGCCGAAACCGTCACGCGGCGCTCCCCAGTCCCGGTGACGATCGTTCGATAA
- a CDS encoding CBS domain-containing protein, translating into MPIDDLARSDVVTAAPDASVSELAAMMDEENVGSIVIIDDDAPVGIVTDRDLTVRVLADGTDAEQTAAEIMTEDPCTIERDDGFYEATDLMAEHGVRRLPVSDGDQLVGIITADDLTELIADEEQQLADVIRAQRPEY; encoded by the coding sequence ATGCCGATCGATGACTTAGCCCGCAGCGATGTCGTAACGGCCGCACCCGACGCATCGGTCTCCGAACTCGCGGCGATGATGGACGAGGAGAACGTCGGGAGTATCGTGATTATCGACGACGATGCGCCGGTGGGTATCGTAACCGACCGCGACCTGACTGTGCGCGTCCTCGCCGACGGGACCGATGCCGAGCAGACGGCAGCGGAGATAATGACCGAGGATCCCTGTACGATCGAGCGAGACGACGGGTTCTACGAGGCGACGGACCTGATGGCCGAACACGGCGTGCGCCGCCTCCCCGTCAGCGACGGCGACCAGCTCGTCGGCATCATCACGGCCGACGATCTGACGGAACTCATCGCCGACGAGGAACAACAGCTCGCGGACGTCATTCGGGCTCAGCGCCCCGAATACTGA
- a CDS encoding nitrous oxide reductase accessory protein NosL has product MDESHGSDSERSVSRRTILAGSALTGLTALAGCLGGDEANSPDPVTIEDGTSCDNCTMAIVDYPGPVGESFYDDAEEVLDEDRPAQFCSSLCTYAFTFEHEDEQEPSVTYVTDYSSVDYEVDTGGDAPEITSHVEADAFAPITDLTLVVDSEVEGAMGPSMIGFSDSDDADAFQADYGGDLYEHGDVSRDLVMSMM; this is encoded by the coding sequence ATGGACGAGTCCCACGGAAGTGACAGCGAACGAAGCGTGTCGCGTCGAACGATCCTCGCCGGGTCGGCCCTCACCGGGCTGACCGCTCTGGCCGGTTGTCTCGGCGGTGACGAGGCGAACAGTCCCGACCCGGTCACGATCGAGGACGGGACGAGCTGTGACAACTGCACGATGGCGATCGTCGACTACCCCGGACCGGTCGGCGAATCGTTCTACGACGACGCCGAGGAAGTACTCGACGAAGACCGTCCGGCACAGTTCTGCAGTTCCCTCTGTACGTACGCGTTCACGTTCGAACACGAGGACGAGCAAGAGCCGAGCGTGACGTACGTGACCGACTACTCGAGCGTCGACTACGAGGTCGATACCGGCGGCGACGCGCCCGAGATTACCAGCCACGTCGAAGCGGACGCCTTCGCGCCGATAACCGATCTCACGCTGGTCGTCGACAGCGAGGTCGAGGGCGCGATGGGGCCGTCGATGATCGGCTTTTCCGACTCCGACGACGCGGACGCGTTCCAAGCGGACTACGGCGGCGATCTCTACGAACACGGCGACGTGAGTCGCGACCTCGTGATGTCGATGATGTAA
- a CDS encoding ABC transporter permease, producing MTGASRSVHDDSPPATDDETDLEPPRSADRAPKPTRRIERVVVRELRTLSRTRTFVLLGAAFAAVLLGIAWVGGGVGAGYVPTIVDLLTPLELLVPIVAVAFGYRAILGDRRRGELDVLETYPIAPREHVIGVFVGRAVGLLGTVAASLLLVGGAVVVGREEPFSRYASHAGADSPLLFARFVVLTALFALSILAVAIAISALVSGTRSALALSVVALVVVLVGLDLALVYGLAGGYLGESSLVYALAASPLSAYRGLVFETVVITAAGTGPQTASPVASLIGLAVWTIGSLAVATAAMNR from the coding sequence GTGACCGGTGCGTCGCGCTCGGTACACGACGACTCGCCGCCGGCGACCGACGACGAGACCGACCTCGAGCCCCCGAGGTCGGCCGACCGTGCGCCGAAGCCGACTCGCCGGATCGAACGCGTCGTCGTCCGCGAACTCAGGACCCTCTCCCGGACCCGGACGTTCGTCCTCCTCGGCGCGGCGTTCGCGGCCGTCCTGCTGGGAATCGCGTGGGTCGGGGGCGGTGTCGGGGCCGGCTACGTCCCGACGATCGTCGATCTCCTGACGCCGCTCGAGTTGCTCGTCCCGATCGTGGCCGTCGCGTTCGGCTACCGGGCGATCCTCGGCGACCGCCGACGGGGCGAACTCGACGTCCTCGAGACGTATCCGATCGCACCGCGCGAACACGTCATCGGCGTCTTCGTCGGCAGGGCCGTCGGACTCCTCGGGACGGTCGCCGCGTCGCTTCTGCTCGTCGGCGGCGCGGTCGTCGTCGGTCGCGAGGAACCGTTCAGCCGGTACGCGTCCCACGCCGGTGCCGACTCCCCGCTCCTGTTCGCGCGGTTCGTCGTGCTGACCGCGCTGTTCGCGCTATCGATCCTCGCTGTCGCGATCGCGATCTCGGCGCTCGTAAGCGGAACGCGAAGCGCCCTCGCGCTGTCCGTCGTCGCGTTGGTCGTCGTGCTGGTGGGGCTGGATCTCGCACTCGTCTACGGCCTCGCCGGCGGCTATCTGGGCGAGTCATCGCTCGTCTACGCGCTCGCGGCGAGTCCGCTCAGCGCGTACCGCGGACTCGTCTTCGAAACTGTCGTGATAACGGCGGCAGGAACCGGACCACAGACGGCCTCGCCAGTGGCCAGTCTGATCGGACTCGCGGTGTGGACGATCGGCTCCCTTGCCGTCGCGACCGCGGCAATGAATCGGTAA
- a CDS encoding ABC transporter ATP-binding protein, with protein sequence MTTAQPLLEASNVDFAYGDVTILQDVSVPVRPGAVTALIGPNGTGKTTLLRTLAGLQEPTGGSVAYHGPDAAREVGYLPQHPEFRPGFTVLETLTFYASLVGGGRDEAMARLERVGLEDAATRRVEALSGGMTRLVGIAQATIGDPPLVALDEPASGLDPGMSKHVFAVADELAATGTAVVVSSHDLELVERTADEVVVLDDGTVVERGAPTALCDRLGVESLENVYEASITGDLRRVRVRGETA encoded by the coding sequence ATGACGACAGCCCAACCCCTACTCGAGGCATCGAACGTCGATTTCGCGTACGGAGACGTGACCATCCTACAGGACGTATCCGTCCCCGTCCGACCGGGCGCGGTGACGGCCCTGATCGGTCCGAACGGGACCGGAAAGACGACCCTGCTCCGCACGCTCGCCGGACTCCAGGAACCGACCGGGGGGTCCGTCGCGTATCACGGGCCGGATGCCGCACGCGAGGTCGGGTATCTCCCTCAACATCCCGAGTTTCGGCCCGGGTTCACCGTCCTCGAAACGCTCACGTTCTACGCGTCGCTCGTCGGCGGTGGCCGCGACGAGGCGATGGCACGACTCGAGCGCGTTGGACTCGAAGACGCCGCGACGCGCCGGGTCGAGGCGCTTTCCGGAGGGATGACGCGACTCGTCGGGATCGCCCAGGCGACGATCGGTGACCCGCCGCTGGTCGCCCTCGACGAACCCGCGTCCGGACTCGATCCGGGGATGAGCAAGCACGTGTTCGCGGTGGCCGACGAACTCGCCGCCACCGGAACCGCGGTGGTGGTGAGTTCGCACGATCTCGAACTCGTCGAGCGGACGGCCGACGAGGTGGTCGTCCTCGACGACGGCACCGTCGTCGAACGCGGGGCCCCGACGGCGCTGTGCGATCGCCTCGGCGTCGAATCGCTCGAGAACGTTTACGAGGCGTCGATCACCGGCGATCTCCGTCGCGTTCGAGTCCGGGGTGAGACGGCGTGA
- a CDS encoding NosD domain-containing protein, with amino-acid sequence MYRPPREIVLAAVVLVATVGLGGLFVGDADPAPPEPAPFDETVSVGLTLENEQKLDENVTLPRAQAFYSQYQYVVGYYGVETFVDAQRQDGHEQRFGYPLAVYVTDYGDAPVELNEEGYPVTDRQLPWIDATDAWFVVGSEARTPSGETVVSFADKADAASFATAHGGEVYSWDETLEQSFDTDDVTGVRDRVSEQDRRADATVESTQARTDRPVSTVVATDADAVRERIDEDPANITVVDTVQAGIDEAPANTTVLVSDGTYEETLEIDRPITLAGDGTPTISGDGNGSVVTVTEPRVGIRDLEITGVGPLTSGAEDVPGPAIDDDAWDEKFLTYYTGADAGISAHVAAGLSVENVTIETPSNGIILRESPETVVRNATVRGNERWEDGFAGIMAFRSPGVIEETTIVDGRDAIYAYRSEGIVIRENTIDESLLGIHLMHTDGTLLADNRLNDVVDTGIYVMTGPERNAIVGNEIRGSQVGAYVGGSDTYVAENVLEANDVGLELAASGSIYERNVIAGNQVGVNDRVILPTNRVLENDFVSNDDHATAGAGPLRVWTHDGRGNYWQGATSIADGDPPSRSYSPTDTVDGRMHHTDGAATLARAPALDALSGFEASVSGMRTGSVTDTEPTCEPNNPELLERTDYADRARSCDGSLTIEP; translated from the coding sequence GTGTACCGGCCACCTCGAGAGATCGTCCTGGCTGCCGTCGTACTCGTCGCCACCGTCGGACTCGGTGGCCTCTTCGTCGGTGACGCCGATCCGGCGCCCCCGGAACCGGCGCCGTTCGACGAAACCGTTTCCGTGGGACTCACGCTCGAGAACGAACAGAAACTCGACGAGAACGTCACGCTCCCACGAGCGCAGGCGTTTTACTCGCAGTATCAGTACGTCGTCGGCTACTACGGCGTCGAGACGTTCGTCGACGCCCAGCGACAGGACGGACACGAACAGCGCTTTGGCTATCCGCTGGCGGTGTACGTCACCGACTACGGCGACGCGCCGGTCGAGTTGAACGAGGAGGGGTATCCGGTCACCGACCGACAGCTCCCGTGGATCGACGCCACTGACGCGTGGTTCGTCGTCGGCAGCGAGGCCCGAACGCCGTCGGGCGAGACCGTCGTTTCGTTCGCCGACAAAGCGGACGCGGCGTCGTTCGCGACGGCTCACGGCGGCGAGGTGTATTCGTGGGACGAAACCCTCGAGCAGTCGTTCGACACCGACGACGTGACCGGCGTCCGCGACCGCGTTTCCGAACAGGACCGCCGTGCCGATGCGACCGTCGAGTCGACACAGGCCCGCACCGATCGGCCGGTCTCGACCGTCGTCGCAACGGACGCCGATGCCGTTCGGGAGCGCATCGACGAGGACCCTGCCAATATCACGGTCGTCGATACCGTCCAGGCGGGCATCGACGAAGCGCCAGCGAACACCACGGTTCTGGTCTCCGACGGGACCTACGAGGAAACCCTCGAGATCGACCGTCCGATCACGCTCGCCGGGGACGGAACACCGACGATCAGCGGCGACGGCAACGGGTCGGTCGTGACCGTCACCGAACCGCGGGTCGGAATCCGTGACCTCGAGATCACCGGCGTCGGGCCGCTGACCTCCGGTGCCGAGGACGTCCCCGGACCGGCGATCGACGACGACGCCTGGGACGAGAAGTTCCTGACGTACTACACCGGTGCGGACGCCGGCATCTCGGCCCACGTCGCCGCGGGGCTGTCGGTCGAGAACGTGACGATCGAGACGCCCTCGAACGGGATCATCCTTCGCGAGAGCCCCGAGACGGTCGTTCGGAACGCGACGGTCCGTGGCAACGAACGGTGGGAGGACGGGTTCGCCGGAATCATGGCGTTCCGGTCGCCGGGCGTGATCGAGGAAACGACGATCGTCGACGGGCGGGACGCGATCTACGCGTACCGATCCGAGGGGATCGTGATTCGGGAGAACACGATCGACGAAAGCCTACTGGGAATCCACTTGATGCATACCGACGGCACGCTACTCGCGGACAACCGACTGAACGACGTCGTCGATACGGGGATCTACGTCATGACGGGGCCCGAGCGGAACGCGATCGTCGGCAACGAGATCAGGGGCTCACAGGTCGGCGCCTACGTCGGCGGCTCGGACACGTACGTCGCCGAGAACGTCCTCGAGGCCAACGACGTCGGACTAGAGCTGGCGGCGTCCGGCTCGATCTACGAGCGAAACGTCATCGCGGGGAATCAGGTCGGCGTCAACGATCGGGTGATACTGCCGACGAACCGGGTCCTCGAGAACGACTTCGTCAGCAACGACGACCACGCCACCGCGGGCGCCGGACCGTTGCGCGTCTGGACGCACGACGGTCGCGGGAACTACTGGCAAGGAGCCACCAGTATCGCGGACGGCGACCCGCCGTCCCGGTCGTATTCACCGACCGACACCGTCGACGGTCGGATGCACCACACCGACGGGGCAGCGACGCTCGCCCGAGCGCCGGCGCTCGACGCGCTCTCGGGGTTCGAAGCATCGGTGTCCGGAATGCGGACGGGTAGTGTCACCGACACGGAGCCCACGTGCGAACCGAACAACCCGGAACTGCTCGAGCGGACCGATTACGCCGATCGCGCCAGGTCCTGCGACGGCTCACTCACGATCGAACCATGA
- a CDS encoding DUF302 domain-containing protein, with translation MTLPIDPSQIDPDEIGATQTTLEMDHEEAIEHVREVFTDAGFGVPVEFSPSELLNEKVDADRDPYYVLGACNPAVADRALEATDGKMGALFPCNVVVWEKEPGRQRVYHVSIMRIARLVGIAPDDEEMADIVAETGELVDAAFEAL, from the coding sequence ATGACGTTGCCTATCGACCCGAGCCAGATCGATCCGGACGAGATCGGTGCGACGCAGACGACCCTCGAGATGGACCACGAGGAAGCCATCGAACACGTCCGCGAGGTGTTCACCGACGCCGGCTTCGGGGTCCCCGTCGAGTTCTCCCCGTCGGAGCTGTTGAACGAGAAGGTCGACGCCGACCGCGACCCCTACTACGTCCTCGGGGCGTGTAACCCGGCGGTGGCCGACCGGGCGCTCGAGGCGACCGACGGGAAGATGGGCGCGCTGTTCCCGTGTAACGTCGTCGTCTGGGAGAAAGAACCCGGCCGCCAGCGCGTCTATCACGTCTCGATCATGCGCATCGCACGGCTCGTCGGGATTGCGCCGGACGACGAGGAGATGGCGGACATCGTCGCCGAGACTGGTGAACTCGTCGACGCCGCCTTCGAGGCCCTGTAA
- a CDS encoding class I SAM-dependent methyltransferase: MGHHTFDADRADKLEDAEQRYRFVSAEELLWALSLSPDDTVADLGSGTGFFTDDVAPHAGAVYAVDLQAAMHEYYREKGVPENVELVTSDVSDLPFDDGDVDAAFSTMTYHEFASDEAIAEVRRSLAPNGRLVIVDWAATGTGEAGPPVEERYSADEAADALREAGFEIEHAAVRPETFLLIATLE, from the coding sequence ATGGGTCACCACACGTTCGACGCCGATCGAGCGGACAAGTTAGAGGACGCCGAGCAGCGATATCGGTTCGTCTCGGCCGAGGAACTGCTGTGGGCGCTCTCGCTGTCGCCGGACGATACCGTCGCCGACCTCGGGAGCGGGACCGGCTTCTTCACCGACGACGTCGCTCCACACGCCGGGGCGGTCTACGCGGTCGATCTGCAGGCGGCGATGCACGAGTACTACCGCGAGAAAGGCGTTCCGGAGAACGTCGAACTCGTGACCAGCGACGTGAGCGACCTCCCGTTCGACGACGGCGACGTCGACGCCGCGTTCTCGACGATGACCTACCACGAGTTCGCGAGCGACGAGGCGATCGCCGAGGTCCGGCGGTCGCTCGCTCCGAACGGGCGACTCGTGATCGTCGACTGGGCGGCGACCGGCACCGGCGAAGCCGGTCCGCCGGTCGAGGAACGGTACAGTGCCGACGAGGCGGCGGACGCGCTCCGCGAGGCCGGGTTCGAGATCGAACACGCGGCCGTCCGTCCGGAGACGTTCCTGCTGATCGCGACACTCGAGTGA